In the Chlorobium limicola DSM 245 genome, one interval contains:
- a CDS encoding response regulator transcription factor yields the protein MRILVIEDEPGISGFLKEGLEEEYFAVDLAFDGKTGLDMALLNEYDLMIVDWMIPGISGIEVCRQVRKAGSSVPILFLTAKDTLEDIVFGLDAGANDYIRKPFAFEELLARIRVQLRRNNPESDTITAGCVTVNPVTHQVFCRNTEIALTPKEFSLLEFLARNKDKVCTRSRIIEHVWDMHFDSDTSVIDVYINFLRKKLDIVGCGNIIQTIRGVGYIIRES from the coding sequence ATGCGGATTCTTGTTATCGAAGACGAACCCGGAATATCCGGATTTCTCAAGGAAGGACTTGAAGAGGAGTATTTTGCCGTCGATCTGGCTTTCGACGGCAAAACCGGGCTTGACATGGCACTCCTGAACGAATATGATCTCATGATCGTTGACTGGATGATTCCCGGAATCAGCGGTATAGAGGTATGCCGACAGGTACGCAAAGCCGGGAGTTCCGTTCCGATCCTCTTTTTGACCGCAAAAGATACCCTTGAGGACATCGTGTTCGGTCTCGATGCCGGGGCAAACGACTATATCAGAAAACCTTTTGCATTCGAGGAGCTGCTGGCCCGCATACGGGTGCAGCTTCGACGAAACAATCCCGAAAGCGACACCATCACGGCAGGATGTGTGACCGTAAACCCGGTTACCCACCAGGTATTCTGCAGGAATACAGAAATCGCACTGACCCCCAAGGAATTTTCCCTGCTTGAATTTCTGGCACGCAACAAGGATAAAGTCTGTACAAGAAGCAGGATCATCGAACATGTCTGGGACATGCATTTCGACTCCGATACGTCGGTCATCGATGTTTACATCAATTTTCTTCGAAAAAAACTCGACATTGTCGGATGCGGAAACATCATTCAAACAATTCGGGGCGTCGGCTACATCATCCGTGAATCCTGA